The Vulcanimicrobium alpinum sequence CCGCCGAGAATCCGTGGTTCGATGCGGCGATCGTACCGGCCGGAGCGACGCCGCCCGCCGACGACGCGCTGCTGCCGCATTGTCTGTGGACGATCGCCGCGCACGTAACGGGACGCGTCGAAGATCCGCGGATCGCGACCCCGTGCATGGGGGTCGCGCTCGACGCTGCGGCATTTGACGGCGAGGATGCGCCGGACGTCGAGGAGCCGTCGCTCGCCGTCGTCGGCGACGTCAACGACCGCGCCTACGGCGCCGTCGGCGCGTTTGCCCCGTTGGTGCGACGGCGATCGCGTCCGCGCGAACGGGCTGCGGGACAGAGAGACGTTCGTCTGCGTCGCGCTGACGATCGCGGTTGACGACGACCTGGGCATCCATTACGTCGCGACCGAGGCCGCGCATCGCCGGCGCGGCTTGGCGAGCCGGCTCCTTCGCGCGATCCTCGCGAACGCACGCGCGGCCGGGATGCGCAGCGCGATTCTGCAGGCCAGCGCCGACGGCCTCGCGGTGTACGAACGGCTCGGGTTCCGCCGCGTCGCGACGCTGCGCGGATATCTGCGCCCGAACGCGGCCTGACGCGCTACGCCGGCCGCACGGCCCGCCGCGCGCCCGCTACGTAGAGCGCGACCAGGATCGCCTGGAACGGCATC is a genomic window containing:
- a CDS encoding GNAT family N-acetyltransferase, which produces MPRWCDGDRVRANGLRDRETFVCVALTIAVDDDLGIHYVATEAAHRRRGLASRLLRAILANARAAGMRSAILQASADGLAVYERLGFRRVATLRGYLRPNAA